From the Mangifera indica cultivar Alphonso chromosome 10, CATAS_Mindica_2.1, whole genome shotgun sequence genome, one window contains:
- the LOC123227203 gene encoding probable prolyl 4-hydroxylase 9 isoform X1: MKAKTKRSNPKLGLPIVFVLCFLFFVSGFFGATLLSQGVPNVRPRLRRLGVEKEEEQNGLMPHGETGEPSLHSIPYQVLSWQPRALYFPNFATAEQCQNIIEMAKSRLKPSTLALRKGETAESTKGTRTSSGTFITAYEDKSGTLNFIEEKIARVTMIPKTHGEAFNVLQYEIGQKYDSHYDAFNPAEYGPQKSQRMASFLLYLSDVEQGGETMFPFGNGSKITWSYDYKKCIGLKVKPRRGDGLLFYSLFPNGTIDRTSLHGSCPVIRGQKWVATKWIRDQEQED; this comes from the exons ATGAAAGCCAAAACTAAGAGATCCAATCCAAAGTTAGGGTTGCCGATTGtctttgttttgtgttttcttttcttcgtCTCTGGTTTTTTCGGAGCCACTCTCCTTTCCCAG GGTGTACCCAATGTACGGCCGAGGCTGAGAAGGCTTGGAGTGGAGAAGGAGGAGGAGCAAAATGGGTTGATGCCGCATGGCGAAACTGGGGAGCCTTCTCTTCATTCAATTCCGTAtcag GTTTTAAGTTGGCAACCACGAGCTCTTTATTTCCCAAACTTTGCAACTGCAGAACAATGCCAAAACATTATTGAAATGGCAAAGTCACGCCTTAAGCCATCAACCCTGGCTTTGCGAAAGGGAGAAACTGCTGAGAGTACTAAAGGAACTAGAACAAG TTCAGGCACATTTATTACTGCATATGAAGATAAAAGTGGAACCTTGAACTTCATTGAGGAGAAAATTGCAAGGGTTACTATGATCCCAAAGACCCATGGGGAG GCATTTAATGTTTTACAGTATGAGATTGGCCAGAAGTACGATTCTCATTATGATGCATTCAACCCGGCTGAATATGGCCCACAAAAGAGCCAAAGG ATGGCTTCTTTCTTGTTGTATCTATCTGATGTGGAGCAGGGTGGAGAAACCATGTTCCCATTTGGG AATGGCTCAAAAATAACTTGGAGCTATGATTACAAAAAATGCATTGGCCTAAAGGTGAAGCCAAGGAGAGGGGATGGGCTTCTATTTTATTCACTGTTTCCAAATGGCACAATTGACCgg ACATCTCTTCATGGAAGCTGCCCAGTAATAAGAGGGCAGAAATGGGTGGCAACAAAGTGGATTAGAGATCAAGAGCAAGAGGACTAA
- the LOC123227203 gene encoding probable prolyl 4-hydroxylase 9 isoform X2 yields MKAKTKRSNPKLGLPIVFVLCFLFFVSGFFGATLLSQGVPNVRPRLRRLGVEKEEEQNGLMPHGETGEPSLHSIPYQVLSWQPRALYFPNFATAEQCQNIIEMAKSRLKPSTLALRKGETAESTKGTRTSSGTFITAYEDKSGTLNFIEEKIARVTMIPKTHGEAFNVLQYEIGQKYDSHYDAFNPAEYGPQKSQRNGSKITWSYDYKKCIGLKVKPRRGDGLLFYSLFPNGTIDRTSLHGSCPVIRGQKWVATKWIRDQEQED; encoded by the exons ATGAAAGCCAAAACTAAGAGATCCAATCCAAAGTTAGGGTTGCCGATTGtctttgttttgtgttttcttttcttcgtCTCTGGTTTTTTCGGAGCCACTCTCCTTTCCCAG GGTGTACCCAATGTACGGCCGAGGCTGAGAAGGCTTGGAGTGGAGAAGGAGGAGGAGCAAAATGGGTTGATGCCGCATGGCGAAACTGGGGAGCCTTCTCTTCATTCAATTCCGTAtcag GTTTTAAGTTGGCAACCACGAGCTCTTTATTTCCCAAACTTTGCAACTGCAGAACAATGCCAAAACATTATTGAAATGGCAAAGTCACGCCTTAAGCCATCAACCCTGGCTTTGCGAAAGGGAGAAACTGCTGAGAGTACTAAAGGAACTAGAACAAG TTCAGGCACATTTATTACTGCATATGAAGATAAAAGTGGAACCTTGAACTTCATTGAGGAGAAAATTGCAAGGGTTACTATGATCCCAAAGACCCATGGGGAG GCATTTAATGTTTTACAGTATGAGATTGGCCAGAAGTACGATTCTCATTATGATGCATTCAACCCGGCTGAATATGGCCCACAAAAGAGCCAAAGG AATGGCTCAAAAATAACTTGGAGCTATGATTACAAAAAATGCATTGGCCTAAAGGTGAAGCCAAGGAGAGGGGATGGGCTTCTATTTTATTCACTGTTTCCAAATGGCACAATTGACCgg ACATCTCTTCATGGAAGCTGCCCAGTAATAAGAGGGCAGAAATGGGTGGCAACAAAGTGGATTAGAGATCAAGAGCAAGAGGACTAA